One genomic window of Brienomyrus brachyistius isolate T26 chromosome 16, BBRACH_0.4, whole genome shotgun sequence includes the following:
- the LOC125709408 gene encoding uncharacterized protein LOC125709408, producing the protein MATGAMRFSDSSHESVCRKPRNAGGQNNGPPTEIRHSQVCFPAPSLTDSTRSGVLPRPFAHRSDTVRCASPPLRSQVRHGQVCFPAPSLTDPTRSGVLPRPFAHRSDTVRCASLPLRSQVRHGQVCFPAPSLTGPTRSGVLPRPFAHRSDTVRCASPPLRSQVRHSQVCFPAPSLTGPTRSGVLPCLFAHRSDTVRCASLPLRSQVRHGQVCFPASSLTGPTRSGVLPCPFAHRSDTVRCASPPLRSQIRHGQVCFPAPSLTGPTRSGVLPRPFAHRSDTVRCASPPLRSQVRHGQVCFPAPSLTGPTRSGVLPRPFAHRSDTVRSDTVRSDTVRCASPPLRSQVRHGQMCFPAPSLTDHSSSA; encoded by the exons ATGGCCACGGGGGCCATGAGGTTTAGTGACTCCTCACATGAGTCAGTCTGCCGTAAACCAAG GAATGCTGGTGGGCAGAACAATGGACCCCCCACAGAGATCCGACACAGTCAGGTGTGCTTCCCCGCCCCTTCGCTCACAGATTCGACACGGTCAGGTGTGCTTCCCCGCCCCTTCGCTCACAGGTCCGACACAGTCAGGTGTGCTTCCCCGCCCCTTCGCTCACAGGTCCGACACGGTCAGGTGTGCTTCCCCGCCCCTTCGCTCACAGATCCGACACGGTCAGGTGTGCTTCCCCGCCCCTTCGCTCACAG GTCCGACACGGTCAGATGTGCTTCCCTGCCCCTTCGCTCACAGGTCCGACACGGTCAGGTGTGCTTCCCCGCCCCTTCGCTCACAGGTCCGACACGGTCAGGTGTGCTTCCCCGCCCCTTCGCTCACAGGTCCGACACGGTCAGGTGTGCTTCCCCGCCCCTTCGCTCACAGGTCCGACACAGTCAGGTGTGCTTCCCTGCCCCTTCGCTCACAGGTCCGACACGGTCAGGTGTGCTTCCCTGCCTCTTCGCTCACAGGTCCGACACGGTCAGGTGTGCTTCCCTGCCTCTTCGCTCACAGGTCCGACACGGTCAGGTGTGCTTCCCTGCCTCTTCGCTCACAGGTCCGACACGGTCAGGTGTGCTTCCCTGCCCCTTCGCTCACAGGTCCGACACGGTCAGGTGTGCTTCCCCGCCCCTTCGCTCACAGATTCGACACGGTCAGGTGTGCTTCCCCGCCCCTTCGCTCACAGGTCCGACACGGTCAGGTGTGCTTCCCCGCCCCTTCGCTCACAGGTCCGACACGGTCAGGTGTGCTTCCCCGCCCCTTCGCTCACAGGTCCGACACGGTCAGGTGTGCTTCCCCGCCCCTTCGCTCACAGGTCCGACACGGTCAGGTGTGCTTCCCCGCCCCTTCGCTCACAGGTCCGACACGGTCAG GTCCGACACGGTCAG GTCCGACACGGTCAGGTGTGCTTCCCCGCCCCTTCGCTCACAGGTCCGACACGGTCAGATGTGCTTCCCCGCCCCTTCGCTCACAGATCACAGCAGCTCCGCTTAG